From the Lathyrus oleraceus cultivar Zhongwan6 chromosome 4, CAAS_Psat_ZW6_1.0, whole genome shotgun sequence genome, one window contains:
- the LOC127075884 gene encoding uncharacterized protein LOC127075884 — MSSLGTSKGILEIAKFGVYVTVPIVLMYVYASNTDNTLHKFIGKKSYVEYPKDTQKPPPPEELREMAREIARKRNNS, encoded by the exons ATGTCATCACTGGGAACTTCAAAGGGGATTCTAGAGATCGCCAAGTTTGGGGTTTACGTTACTGTACCCATCGTTCTTATGTACGTTTATGCTAGCAATACCGACAACACCCTCCACAAGTTCATCGGAAAA AAATCATACGTTGAATATCCCAAAGATACACAAAAGCCACCACCACCAGAGGAGCTTAGAGAGATGGCGAGGGAGATAGCTCGCAAAAGGAACAACTCCTGA